The region taattgaaccctcaaaccgagttgtttgaaatttttttccttttgcttatgtctaagtagagagcattattgaatagatttggttttggaatctaaagttggggagagtaaagaaaaaaaaatagttgattagaaacttggagaagtgagtttttatgaaagggtgaaagtatgaaaagaaacaagaaaaagaaatcacccttgaaaccatagagcaaagaaaaaaaaacaaagaaaaggctcatggttgtgtggatgtgaaaagaaaaagaaaagaaaaaagacGGGTATCAAAGAAATGGtaattgtgtagagttgaatgtttgggaatgctcccttaagataggcatttttgttaaaatctcttaatcatatcctttcttgtaacctaagccacattacaacccttgaaagaccttttaattctcatttttcacatgatttagtatttgctttgatgaccgcatgatttgagttgttgttgatttaattgcttggatgagtgaaagtaacccttcatgttattcatcattattatgatgtgtgtgtaagtttgattcaattttgacatacatggctttgaattccttggaatgatttttgcactcaaccatttctcttattcatgttttgtctagaattgagataggtggattgagaaagtgccacacacttttgaaccatttgaatgtccttggtaaatccttgtttcaatcttttgtgtcattgctttggttgtgatggtggaaagttttgtttagggacaaacaaaatgctaagttggggagagttgttagggaccaattagtactactttttatatcattttattggtcccttttaccaagttttgatgtaattacacacttttattctcactattttgtataaatgcaattaggtttaatttatgttgttttgaatagttatttcacatatttgttagttttgtagaatttttggataagagagctttggaatgcttaatcataatttggaagaagtgttgaatgcaatttggaggcctaattttgaagaataccacttggaagactaattggatgaagcttgcaaggcaaagaagatgaagtagcttcagttcgcgccgcgaactcccttcgtgccgcgaagcttgcgaatccagcaagctgttttggccaagtgtgCTGTTTTCAAGGCCAACTGTGTTTTGCCATTTTTGTGTCTGTCTTAGGGGGGCTTTTTAGCTTTAGATGAAAATGATCATTttaggaaatgtcaacccttttagaaaaTCAGATTGGAAATTGTTCATTAATTCACACATTCATTGATAGTTTGATATTTTTGTAAGAAACAAACAGAGTTTTATTCTCCATTGCCTTTTGgtttccaaaatgatgatgaggagctaaatcccattttgtcaagattggaggtagtagctattcctatttgtgtatgtatttcatttgactcttatatatgataaaagattgttgatgtattgaatgatatttttgccctaagttgaatatcagatttgagtagttgttgaaagagattatttaagtcttgacagaaaatatgttttcaagtagtgaataagttgtagagatagatttattcactactcttcttttgtatcaaccattaaagattgctatattgatagttaggttGAGAGATCatctaaggatcaatatagtgattatcacaatatcatttagacataaatgatattgagaggatacttgaacatcatcaataatcttaaatctatatagttatcataaggaatcataagcacttggaatagtgaactccaatcttgccaagcttttgcatttgattaaaaccattttattattttagtgacattttactcaaaagataactttccaaacaaaacaacttggttactttctaaacttataacaatttggattatagaacggcggtaataacaaccaatctctgtggatacgatataaaaatatttgccgaaaatatacttttcaacagcAATATCATCAGTTTTTGAACTATGTGTTCTAAATCCGCTTTTGCGCCAgctattagaagttctgaaagattTTCAATATTGTTGCTGCAGCGACCTTTCTGCTTTTGTGTTGATTCATTCGTGAGAAGCTTTTGAGGACACATTGTGTTGTTGCTGCAATACTCTCTAAGTTCATGCTTCTAGACATGAATCTGATCACCAAACTTATGAAGAATGGCATGCTTATAAAGTTGTGTTATGTAGAtgaagattttgaagatctcaagccagacgattGGAGTTATCAAGGTTTTGATTAAAGATTCTAAATACTCTGAAGATTCTAAACATTATGAAGATCTTaagccagactactgacgttgtcaaggttctggccaaaaattctgaagtttctgaatccaactttatgtttcttcatttcatgcttcatcaactttcatcagaagccaatgaaaTCGAAGATAAGATCAAAATAGGAATGTGATCAAATAAtacatagtacaaatcgaacatcctttccactacctgatttcatgggcaaggacagtactatacatcacgCATGTCACTAATTTTGTGGGCAAAAGACAGTACACAATATCATTCCTTTCCCATCCAACAATGGACAACCGCTTAAATGAGTTTTACCCATTTTCCCCTCCAATGATCTTATGCTTATGCTATATAAGGaagacttggagacttgaagaaaaacgtcggtgacacaatatttttacaagtctatttctttgtgaaaagttatcattcttttgtacacaatttttctttaagtgtttgtattcatttgtgtaaaattttCTTGTGTggaagcatcttgtaacacacaaaatattattcaaactatttatttgattccttaaggaggttatccttaagaagacaaagaagattgttctttgtgagtccttaaggagactagggtatagttagatccttgagaagacaaagaaggttattctttcTGTTTGTTGTAGTCTTTTGATTatattggattaagtccttgtgtataaggcaaaatcaccgCAGCGGGTGGACTGAActagctttgagtttcaagcgaactaggataaaaatccttgtgtttttatctctttgttattaactgGTTAGTGGTGTTCTTATTTTGGAAAAAacttttgcttgtaaaacccaattcaaaaccccatttcttgtgtttttaACACCTTCAACTGGCATCAGAGCTCCGGTTTTGATTGTGATAAAAGATTTATTAACACCTCATAGTGTTTAATACCGATCCAGTTTGTGTGAGAAACAGTGGTTGTTGCTAATGCTGCTAACGTTGTTAATAATAATGAATGAGATAATTATAGTGAAAAAACACATATTTatgatggtgagaaatttgactattggaaagatagaatataaagtttctttcttggttacgatgttgatctttgggatcttgtaTCGATGTCTACGTTCACCTAGTAAATGCTGAAGGAAATACTATAGCAAGAAGTGTTATGTCTGGTCAACAGAAGAgagacttcaaaaatcatcataaggtCAAAACCATATTGCTTAATGATCTATTATAtggagtatgagaagataacaaacaaagattcttccaaatccatttttgactctctgaggatgactcatgagggaaatgctcaagtaaaggagacaaaggccttgaccttaatccagaaatatggggcattcaaaatggaagatgatgaaataatttagaatgtgttctcaaggtttcagatgcttgttgtAGGACTTaaagttctggacaaaggatTTTCTACAActgatcatgtcaagaaaattatCAAAAGTCTTCCCAAAAAATGAAGACATATGGTAACTACCTTGAAGCTGGCAAAGGATGTCAACAACATCAGTATTGtagaacttgttagttctttaagaagctATGAGATTGAGatagaagaagatgaacctcagaagtGAGGTAAGTCTGTTGCTCTAAAATCCAAGCCTAAGAAGACAATAGCATATCAAGTTGAGGAAGAATTagaaggatctgatgaagactctGAAGATGATGATGAGATGTATCTAATCTTAAAGAGAGTCAACGGACTATGGAAACACGAGCTAAATGGTCAAGGGATGTCCAGAGGAGTCAGAAGGATTATTGGTCACTTCGAATCTTCGTCTGGACAGAAGAAGCAAGGTTCtagaaaagaagttatttgcttCGAGTGCAAGGAGCCAGGCCATTACAAAAACGATTATCCTAAGTTGAAGAAGGACAAAAGGACAAAGAAGAATTTCTCTAAAGTCAAGAAGGGGCTGATGGCTATTTGGGATGACTCCGAATCTAaagaagaagattctgacgaAGAAAAAGACAATgttgtgtcataccccaattttgtccagccatttgtggtttacccatgagatctctttgtttcaaagacccatttgcataagtgtgttcataatataaaatgtggtttgaatccttttacattactaatccagAATCTTTTTtcttattagtaagtattaagagccgtgtaattatttctatgatcactatTTACTAGTCCATTTACACATTCCACCTTATATAATTCCATCACATTTGTTGACAAAATCAACATGCTTTATGTATCATAGTTATTCATTTCATTAAAAAAAACCAATTCTAAGCCAAACTACACTTCATAATATGCTAAACCATTCACTTTCTTTTCATAAACCAATGCACATCCCATTTTCTTATACAAGTAGTGATTCAATTCTTTTTAAGCTTTCCATAGAAATTTTCAATCATAAGTCAACCACATTCATAATCATCATCTTTTCACTTCATACATACCATACATTTTTGGATTAGATTTATTTCATGCTACTTGTTCATGCTCGGTTAAGAATGCACTTTGAACTTTATAACTCCATACATTTTAAATTACATTCATACACCTACTTCGTTAGGACATGATTAAAGAGGTGCATTCAAATATTTGAATTCACTAATCCATTTCCAAGGTCTGTTTTATTTTCATACATAAAAGTTCTACATTCATACATAGATAACATGAAATTAATATGGAGAAATTGTTTGAAATAATTTTAAAAATCATGTTGAATACATAGTTATTAATAGCTATTAGACTTCAAATCCAATAGGTTACAAATAAGTCCAAACACACATTTGTCTTAAAAGAACTTAAGTAATTAcatttttaattaaataaagaaaGTGCTGCTGTTGAAAAACAGATTCCTAAAGACCAAGATCAGGTAGCCAGGTTGAGAACCCTTTGGACTTGGGCGCGCCTCCAAGTTTGCTTTCTTACAACCCATTTTTTCCATTCAAGTCAATTCACCTGTAACCTGCAAAGAGAAGAAAACATCTTAATTAAAAAGCACTTTTCAGAAGCGCTTAAGGAACTGAAAAACAACTAAAAAATTACTCAGGTTAAAACTTTATCCATAAGGTTAACCTAAACATCCAAAAAGCACGTCAAAGTTGGTCTAAAACAAGAACAAATCaaatcccacataatctgggaTGAGACAAATCGAAAAAGGAAGGAGTTTTTAGGACTTAAAAATTCTTCATAAACGGATTCATGAGAAGTTAACAGAAGGACACAATAGCAAGAACACAAAGATTTTTtctaaaaaccctaaaaagttAACAGCAAGAACAGAGCATTTTTCtctaaaaaccctaaaaaagcACGAGATAACAGAGTAATAATCTTTCCAAACCCAGAACACAACAGTAAGAACAACACAGTATTATTTCTCAAAAAAATCTAAAAACGAAAACAGAGGAAGGAAGTTGCGAAGGAGAGTTCGTATACCTGATTTCGTGGGAAGCGCCGCCGTCGAACCAAGCCCCAGGTCGGTTACCTTTcctctcatcttcttcttctcgCGTTGCTTCCATAACTAGATCTTCATGCATGCGAAGCCCTCACTCTTTTTTGCTTCGAACTGCTGTCGTTGTTGTTTTTATTAGAATTTAGGGTTATGTTTGGGGTTCATGATCTGGACGAACGGGTTGTTTTTTTGGAAATCCAAGCCTGGATTCGAACTTAGAAGGCTTGATTTTGGTGGGGTAGGGTTTTGGGTGGTTGAACCACAGTGAGATGGAGGCAGCGCCGTCACAGACGGCCGCCCGCCGCTCTCTTCTCCGACGAAGAGgtcagagagagagagagagagacgcTATGTACATAGCGTTTTTAGGGTAGGAAGTTTGAAGAGAGAGAGTGAAATTTGGAAAAAGGTGTTTCAATTTTCTCCATTCTTGTTTTAATACGGCTGATGGAAATGTGAAAGTAGTGGTGACAAGTGTCACCAACCTTGGACACTTGTCACCGTCCAAGAGATGATCCCCAAGGTCAACAAAGTTGACCAGACTCTCATGGGTTGCATATATTTGGGCCGGTTTTCCTCATTTGTTTGttgtgttttttttttcattttcactatCAGCACCCCCAGGCGACTACCATCATGCGCCCCATATGGGCTTTGTTTGCTTAAAAAAGCCGATTTCATTTTCCTGGTGCCATACGCCCTAGTGGGCTTAGGAGACATTTCAGGGcccattttatttctttttttgtGTTAGCATAGGTTTGATTTAAATTTATTTGATTCAAGCatgatttttatttgttttacTAAAATCTTACTATCATAGTTATTTAATAACAAAATTATTtactatttaattaattaattaagtttaATATCATTATCACCATTATTAGTTAAATGTAAATGATTACTCATTTTTATGAAAATTGTGTGTGCCACCACTTtggttttttttttctttttttcgaAATGATAAatatactattgttaatattattatttttttgtatatatatagtaaatatgtaattacattactattattattattattttcaaaaataaatacacaattatatggttgttgtcatcattaatatttaattatttgatcatattcatttttttatattattactacttattatttaattaaaataaaataattcgttaaacattcaattaattaattggttATAGAATCACAAGTGGCCTTCATAATTTAGATGTTTATTTACCTTAAggagtgtatgtgcatgattattCTTTACCTATTTGTTTATATTGAACCTTGAGCATACACGAAATGATATGTTATAATTGTGACAAAATCACGTCGCTTTCATCAATTTAAAAATAATCCGAGCCGATTTCAAAATAAATcacatacttctcgattcaaagtcgagcccacTTTCAAAACACCTATGGAAGTCGATCGCttgtaaaagcatcgccatcaacctcacatggcttactcttgggctttcttacaatgaaaCCTATTCGGTTTAAATTAATCGATTAAATGGattattcactaaataaattcaattcattcacaagaatgcaaattttaaaaccttgatccgacatcgaaagttaaattaaaatacttaatcacatctaaacaacacttcatttgaaaatgaaaaaggggatggttttgagttttcaactcctctcctcgattatttgaatacgagttttcttactcggttagtcaaatgatcgtcatttctaatccatttaagcacaaacaaatcaaatccttttatgacaagaaaccaaaagggagataactttgagtcttcaatttttctcctcgactatttgaatacaatttctcttacttggttagtcaaataattgtcgttcctataccaacttctaaactccgattaaatcgaaatattttcacagtaagctaaatgaaaagggagttgactttgagttttcaatttcactcctcaattgtttgaatacgagttctcttactcggtcagtcgaacaattgtcattttaCCAACTCAtacttaatcaaatcattttcataacgaactatacgaaaagggagatggtcttgagtcttcaattcctcttctcaaatgcttggatatgagttgtcttactcagtcattcaagtacttgtcgtctATTCTGAAATACGTCAACCATgtacaaccttattttcataaatattcagatgaaacagaaaaacggtctagagtcttctattccttttcccgactattaggatacgagttgtcttactcgattatccgagtattccTCATTCGTTCAAAACActttaattattatcaaatcctttttacaattaaggatgaaaaagaaggtggtctagagtcttctattccctttctcgactattaggatacgagttgccttactcaactatccgagtaatcgtcatccaaccaaaatatctcaaccaatcaaaacatccaacatatcAACTCAATTcgtcaccctcgtgtgatcaaaactcttttaaaaaagaacactatttaatcctttctaacgcgcacaacaaactaatgcttaagcctccgtcgagagtagacaagccaacgtttagcctttacGATGCAATCTaaacagtcgttcattaaaagacaccaaccaaccgtagttccccgaactacgaatgctttgatttccttatttaaggatacgtaggcaggagattgctgtatcttcgcgagcacactaataaaaaatcTCCCCTTTTCCGTTTTTGAGGTTCTCATCCTTTTCTATTTCTAATATTTTATAACACAAAGATAAAAAACAAACATAACttaacactcgaaacgcaaattagaactaaaaggttcccgttgagtacaacggacgcaaggggtgctaataccttcctcttgcgtaatccactcccgaacccgaatatggttgcgacgaccatcattccattttctaaaggttttatcgatattttcctatcccttcattgggataaataaagttcgatggcgactctgttcgaacatatTTTTTCCGCGAacatcgcgaggaatcgtattttttgagatgcgacagatggcgactctgttggggactaactccaagcaaaagagagtgacGCCTAATATAGTTCAATTgatgtattgtgtgttaattttgtttatctgtttattatttattttgttattacTATGTTGTCATCAttattgtgatttattgactatgtcttatttggggttctatggttggtgatactttgtgagataggctctccacccaagtctgagaaaaaccataagattaagttggtggttgcgtagtgggtgcccacaaggagtcttccttgttgggaagatacgaagacccctcctagaggagattctcttgaaaTATTATTGCCCCGACGAGTTTTCGTTacgacgatagtattctcaagttggatcaatgactctagggaccttttaacccattatatccggtggttatgtagtatctacctgaaaagtcccagacttattgggttaatacgaaagccccaatcaaatgagatcccttgggcgtattgctaccttacagtggtattcccaacctcgatctatgactctgagaaccttattagaaccttggactcgagagttgtataatatggacccactaggagttttcctctttgggaccatacgaaggcctcacccagatgAAACTTTGTTTGGGGATGTTATTTGATGATTTTGGAAACTTCTTACCTTTAGAATTCTACCAAAAGGGTTTTGTTTAGTAACCAAGAGTACCCACTCGCATGACCTGTATATCAACCTACATGTGATACGCATAATATCATTCATAGCATAtcattcatattattttatttccaaggaatctgagtatcatgagttgcaggaattcaagaaacatggaattaagcaaaagaaacatttacTCCTTCAAGTTCAAAGATCCCGATCTAAGGAGCTTACGTAGCCCGGTCTCTCAGATGCACCCTGTATACAGAATCAACTTTGGAAAGAATTATGGCAATTTGCTCAGCATCCTCAATCAACAAGTGGACCATACAACCTTGATCACTTTAGCCCAATTTGACGACttacctttaagatgcttcacattccaagacttccaTCTAGCACCAACGTTGGAAGAATTCGAGCGTCTTGTTAGGATTCCTATGAAGGACAAGTCACTATTTGAAGGGACAGATGAATCTTTGCCCCTCGAGGTCATTGCTAGTGCGCTTCACATGGATGAAAAGGAAGCAAAAGACAACTTAGAGACCAAAGGGAATACCAAAGGGTTTTCACTAAGTTTTCTTTTGGAAAGAGCTCATACCCTGTTGAAGGCAGAAAGTTGGGATGCTTGTTACTCTGCTATTGCATTGGCTATCTATGGCATCGTCCTGTTCCCGAATATGGATGGTTTCGTAGACATGACCGCCATTTGTGTTTTCCTTACTGGGAACCTAGTACCCACTTTGTTAGCCGATGTATATTATCACATAAGTCATAGGTATATTAAGAAGAAgggattgattgcttgttgtgctcctttattGTATCAGTGGTTTCTAGAACATCTTCCGAAGACAGGTGCTTGGGTTGAACAGACAGATATTAGTTCGCCTCAGAGATTGGGATCGCTCCGATATGAAGATCTCTCTTGGTACTCCAAAGAATATATCAACGTAGACATCATATTCAGTTGTGGAGATTTCCCAAATCTACCGCTCattggaactcaaggatgtgtAAATGCTAATCTAGTTCTATCACTCAGACAACTTGGCTACCCAATGGAAGGCCCTCCAGAGGCAAATtctttggaagctttcttgttACTTGACTTTGGAGTTGAGAATCCTAGCTTATTCCAGCGAATCAAAGAAGCTTGGAAGAATATCAATAAAAAAGGGAAAGCTGAGTTAGGGAGAGcaaatgggattacaaaagaaccatattATCAGTGGGTAAAGGAAAGGATGCAAATGATTAAAATTCCATTTGTCATTCGGACACCTATACCTCTTCctgaacctaagctcacccatgtccctattgaagaaatggagcaaCTCAAGACCACCCTGGCAAAgctagaaaaagagaatgaagagctgTAGACAAAACTCAATAAACCATCAATGAGAAAAATAATATGAAGTGGGAGCTTGAAAGAAAAGAGGCACAACTTCAAGCCCACGTGGAAAAGTTCAACAAGGAGGAGCATAAGAGAAAGAAGATCAAAGTGGGATTAGAACAGACTGATCAATG is a window of Lathyrus oleraceus cultivar Zhongwan6 chromosome 6, CAAS_Psat_ZW6_1.0, whole genome shotgun sequence DNA encoding:
- the LOC127095048 gene encoding uncharacterized protein LOC127095048, which encodes MELSKRNIYSFKFKDPDLRSLRSPVSQMHPVYRINFGKNYGNLLSILNQQVDHTTLITLAQFDDLPLRCFTFQDFHLAPTLEEFERLVRIPMKDKSLFEGTDESLPLEVIASALHMDEKEAKDNLETKGNTKGFSLSFLLERAHTLLKAESWDACYSAIALAIYGIVLFPNMDGFVDMTAICVFLTGNLVPTLLADVYYHISHRYIKKKGLIACCAPLLYQWFLEHLPKTGAWVEQTDISSPQRLGSLRYEDLSWYSKEYINVDIIFSCGDFPNLPLIGTQGCVNANLVLSLRQLGYPMEGPPEANSLEAFLLLDFGVENPSLFQRIKEAWKNINKKGKAELGRANGITKEPYYQWVKERMQMIKIPFVIRTPIPLPEPKLTHVPIEEMEQLKTTLAKLEKENEEL